A window of Kyrpidia spormannii genomic DNA:
CTATGCCTGGTCGTATTTTCGCAATTCCCGTCTGGGGATGTTTGAGGAGAACGCCCAGATTGTCGATGACTATCTCGCCCTTCACCCCGGCGTGGACCGGGAGCACCTCCCGGATTACTTTGTCACGGCCATGGAGTTGACCCCCGAGGAGCACGTGCGGGTGCAGGCGGCATTGCAAAAGTGGATCGACTCCAGCATCTCGAAGACCTGCAACGCGCCGGAATCCTATACCGTCGAGGATACGAAGCAATTGTACGACCTGGCGTACGATCTCGGGTGCAAGGGTGTGACCATCTACCGGGACGGTTCCCGCTCGGAACAGGTCTTGGCCCTGAGCGAGGACAGGCTCAAGAAAGAGGGGGCGGGTGCCGGGGAAGGGGCCCAGACCGGGACGGCGGCGGTGGAAGCGGGTGCCGCGGCGCCTCAGGCGGCGGTCGCGGCGGAGTCGCCGGGGACGGGCCGGCCGAACACGACAAAATATGTCAAACGCAAGCGCCCGGATGTGCTGTACGGGGCGACGTACAAGAAGGAAACGCCCCTCGGCACTGCGTACATCACCATCAACGACGACCCGGAAGACCACCTGGCCCGGGAGATCTTCGTGAACATCGGGAAAGCGGGCAGCGACGTGTACGCGGCGAACGAAGCTTTGGGCCGGGCGATCACCCTGTACCTCATGGACTCGCAAAATCCGGATAAAGAAGCGGTGTTGGTGCGCCACTTCTCGGGGATCGGAGGATATAGCGCCGTGGGGTTCGGGGAGCGACGGATCACCAGCGTCCCCGATGCCATCGCCAAATCCCTGATCGAGCACTCGGAAACTTTTCCCCTCCGCCATGGCGGGGTCTACCATGCGGCCGCATCCCAGGGCGCTCCTGACACCGGCGGGGGTGCAGACGGCAAGGACGCTTCCGGAGATGGACATGGCCGCGGAACAGGCGGTGGGCACGGAGATCATGGCCACGGAAACGGCAACGGGCGTTCCTTGCGGGGTTTCAACATTGGCAAAGACCTGTGTCCGAACTGTCACCGCATGTCTTTGGTGCGTCAGGGCGGGTGTTTTGAATGTGAAGCTTGCGGGTACAGCAAGTGCTGAAACGGGCCGGGCGGCCCGTGCCAAAGGACCACTCGGGCCCCGGTTTTTTGGGGCCCGGGCCGAGGTCGTAGAGCCATCCGGGAGGGGGTGTGGGAATGGGATGCCGAACGTTCATCGTGGACGATAACCGGCGCGCCCGGCAGGCGGTGCGGGCCATTCTCGGAGGGGACTCGTTCTTCGAGGTGGTCGGAGAGGCGGAAAGCGCCCGGGAAGCCTTGGAGCGGATCCCCGGGCTGCACCCGGATCTGGTTCTCATGGACATCCGGATGCCGGGAACGGACGGCATCGCCCTGACCCGCATGCTCAAAGACCGGCTGCCCGAGATCAAGATCGTCATCTTGACCGTGTCCCACGACCCGGCTGATCTGCTGCGGGCGGTGAGGGTGGGGGCTCAGGGGTATCTGGTCAAGAGCCTGGATCCCTCGGATTGGATCAGTTACCTGCGGGCCGTGGCGGACGGCGCTTCTCCCATCTCCGGAGAGGTGGCTGCCCGGCTGGTGACCACCCTCGCTTCCCCGGCTCAGGGGTCTGCGGCAGAGGTGGCCAAACGGCTCACTCCCCGGGAACGGGAGATCCTCGGGTTGATCGCCCGGGGCAGGTCCAACCGGGAGATTGCCGAGGCCCTCACGATTAGTGAGAATACGGTCAAAAACCATTTGAAAAACATCATGGCCAAGCTCGACGTC
This region includes:
- a CDS encoding response regulator; its protein translation is MGCRTFIVDDNRRARQAVRAILGGDSFFEVVGEAESAREALERIPGLHPDLVLMDIRMPGTDGIALTRMLKDRLPEIKIVILTVSHDPADLLRAVRVGAQGYLVKSLDPSDWISYLRAVADGASPISGEVAARLVTTLASPAQGSAAEVAKRLTPREREILGLIARGRSNREIAEALTISENTVKNHLKNIMAKLDVKNRAQLAALAVRGAAPPEA